A window from Brachionichthys hirsutus isolate HB-005 chromosome 4, CSIRO-AGI_Bhir_v1, whole genome shotgun sequence encodes these proteins:
- the fam222aa gene encoding LOW QUALITY PROTEIN: protein FAM222A (The sequence of the model RefSeq protein was modified relative to this genomic sequence to represent the inferred CDS: inserted 5 bases in 4 codons; deleted 1 base in 1 codon) has protein sequence MLACLQRRQNPPPQHPVVCASKTLEPPQALGRKCDLVVPAHSPRYPTAAELDAYAQKTASSPLSIKIFPTNIRVPQHKHLNRTVNGFDTTGQRYSPYPHFPHGGYHGLLAIVKASSSSSSLSSSSNFVPSKGVLKNSEGRRTKLSPAHIAVAPYPPPSSSTLASGHGQMVYHTGPSKPPEGPGHSVPPNVTVAGSVLPXTGGRGLPLPAQSNLPSIQSIIYQINQHCQAQALQQVCHGAATAPSNSSPSKQSATVMGXSSSSSGGGYIVGMAPQANMVYTGLPAQNADAMKTGVYADGMDYILWQKHQQQQQQQQQQQHAVLRMYSGGSGGGGAISKSPETCLPGNGIIAXQVSSSSSRPYQLTASASGGXGLDKVSSSPLNCVGMHGNFSVGQYFAPPWNSVLVTPESDCYNPQEHLGTSAGGPPTGHREMGYPHHHHLYPHHHDHHHHHHHHHHLNHPAIDDSGGGLCCSLPSKSMCSTSVLSSSLQSLEYLINDIHPPCIKEQMLGKGYETVSVPRLLDHQHAHIRLPVYR, from the exons GTGATTTGGTGGTGCCCGCACATTCCCCACGCTACCCCACGGCGGCGGAACTTGATGCCTACGCTCAGAAGACGGCCAGCAGCCCTCTGTCCATCAAGATCTTCCCCACCAACATCAGGGTTCCCCAGCACAAGCACCTTAACCGGACTGTGAATGGATTCGACACCACGGGGCAGCGCTATAGCCCCTACCCACATTTTCCACACGGGGGCTACCATGGCCTGCTTGCCATCGTCAaggcttcttcttcatcatcgtcgTTGTCGTCGTCATCGAATTTTGTCCCTTCGAAAGGTGTTCTCAAGAACTCTGAAGGCAGACGGACTAAGCTCTCCCCGGCGCACATAGCTGTTGCCCCATACCCACCCCCTAGCAGTAGCACTTTAGCCAGTGGCCATGGCCAAATGGTGTACCACACTGGGCCCTCGAAGCCTCCCGAAGGCCCTGGACACTCAGTTCCCCCAAATGTCACTGTAGCTGGCTCAGTGCTTC GTACAGGGGGCCGTGGCCTGCCCCTGCCTGCACAGTCCAACCTCCCCTCCATCCAGAGCATCATCTACCAGATCAACCAGCATTGCCAGGCC CAGGCTCTGCAACAGGTGTGCCATGGGGCAGCCACTGCACCGTCAAATTCCAGCCCCTCCAAGCAGAGTGCAACCGTCATGG TCTCCTCGAGCTCCTCGGGTGGAGGTTACATTGTAGGAATGGCCCCCCAGGCTAATATGGTATACACGGGGCTGCCGGCTCAGAACGCAGATGCGATGAAGACCGGTGTGTACGCAGACGGCATGGACTATATCCTCTGGCAAaagcatcaacagcagcagcagcagcagcagcagcagcagcatgctgtGCTCCGCATGTACAGTGgaggcagcggaggaggaggcgccaTCAGCAAGTCCCCCGAGACTTGCCTTCCAGGCAACGGGATTATAG CACAagtatcttcctcttcttccagaCCCTACCAACTGACAGCGAGCGCCAGCGGAGG GGGGCTGGACAAAGTCAGCTCTTCCCCTTTGAACTGCGTCGGCATGCATGGAAACTTCTCGGTGGGTCAGTACTTTGCCCCGCCGTGGAACAGCGTGCTGGTGACGCCTGAGAGCGACTGCTACAACCCCCAGGAGCATCTGGGTACCTCCGCAGGAGGGCCACCTACAGGGCACAGGGAGATGGGCTACCCCCATCACCATCACCTCTATCCCCACCATCacgatcatcatcatcatcatcatcatcatcatcaccttaaCCACCCTGCTATTGACGACAGCGGAGGAGGTTTGTGCTGCAGCCTGCCCAGCAAGAGCATGTGCAGCACATCGGTGCTGAGCAGCAGCTTGCAGTCTCTGGAGTACCTGATCAACGATATCCACCCGCCCTGCATCAAGGAGCAGATGCTCGGCAAAGGCTACGAGACTGTGTCTGTGCCACGTCTGTTGGACCACCAGCATGCCCACATCCGCCTCCCTGTTTacagatag